Proteins from a single region of Crassaminicella profunda:
- a CDS encoding adenylate/guanylate cyclase domain-containing protein: MKKKTLIIICIIIAMVASIKMNDLGDLKPKNMYLDKAGFLYFTQLSEKYIHIVKVDQKGNISYNIKEKKYKDNYFYEYGDMIVDDQGQLYVIRYMLDTKTYLIHKEQIVKYDRNGRIDGIICSMDYTQSNEKTWEKKILSLRYVKDNIYFASVDHKENIINTYRIPLDNNDPVETIEGFEFSDDIYFDEVLPLRDGGIILMSKLGEIYKIEPSGEKIEIYPSNQEEKETIPDRMHLVDDKNLYFTEVSNMSYVSIKQGKIKKIYNKDDLLKKENNIQFNDLRNINLYDENKLVGTFSKNNEKGIIFGELNGEFKTISKLNVLPIQYIKTGIIIFGILIGIYVLINVLMGLFLKKTSGKMPIVLKHIIIVIPIVVICMSILGNRMDVYFTKVIEDEVNLQLYSIAREVAGNIDMNSLKKIKSPRAYRNEDYIKVSEQMDSNLARYDDYIKDSYDRKFYGDVYLVKKDKIYTGISSENWQCYYPIEYLYDESYKKLYDKVLEKKDVCIGEGEDSSGEWIFALAPIKDENENIIGIAEIGMGKEMYRSNLKDIYMKLIGLNSIITLIIVFMFLAIVYYLLKPLKELKIGASEIAVGNFATSVDIQTKDEMGDLGKAFNKMSSNIQNYVKELTQLNEAYYRFVPFQFFELLKKENILEVELGDQVQKEMTIMFSNIRKFYEISNTMDAEENFLFMNKVFKTFGPLIIQNNGIVERYDNAGILSLYQKNSEDALTAAIALQEKLYLRNKIRDKENERILDMGIAIHKGKIMLGIIGQENRMSAKAVSENINLTLLLEKLSIKYGVSILVTESAIKDIDTTKYHYRYIGKLLDQERKKEIKLYDFFDGDLYSMKSKKLQTKKIFEDGIMLYTEQRFYEARKKFIEVMKYNKEDEAAKIYLFLCEKYYKKESLENWNAALQII; encoded by the coding sequence ATGAAAAAGAAAACATTAATCATTATATGCATTATTATTGCCATGGTCGCAAGTATAAAAATGAATGATTTAGGAGATTTAAAACCGAAAAATATGTATTTAGATAAGGCTGGATTTTTGTATTTTACACAATTATCCGAGAAATATATTCATATTGTAAAAGTAGATCAAAAAGGAAATATTAGCTATAACATTAAAGAGAAAAAATATAAGGACAACTATTTTTATGAATATGGAGATATGATAGTTGATGATCAAGGGCAGTTATATGTTATTCGATATATGCTAGATACGAAAACTTATTTAATCCATAAAGAACAGATTGTTAAATATGACAGGAATGGAAGAATAGATGGAATTATTTGTAGTATGGATTATACTCAATCCAATGAAAAAACATGGGAAAAGAAAATATTGTCTTTAAGATATGTAAAGGACAATATATATTTTGCTAGTGTAGATCATAAAGAAAATATTATTAATACCTATAGAATACCATTAGATAATAACGATCCAGTAGAAACAATTGAAGGATTTGAATTTAGTGATGACATATATTTTGATGAAGTTTTACCATTACGAGATGGTGGAATTATATTAATGTCAAAGCTAGGAGAAATTTATAAAATTGAACCCTCAGGGGAAAAAATAGAGATTTATCCATCTAATCAAGAAGAAAAGGAAACTATTCCTGATAGAATGCATTTAGTAGATGATAAAAATTTATATTTTACGGAAGTATCGAATATGAGTTATGTGTCTATTAAACAGGGAAAAATAAAGAAAATATATAATAAAGATGATTTATTAAAAAAAGAAAACAATATCCAATTTAATGATCTTAGAAATATAAATTTATATGATGAGAATAAACTTGTTGGAACATTTAGTAAAAATAATGAAAAAGGAATTATTTTTGGAGAATTAAATGGAGAATTTAAGACGATTAGTAAACTAAATGTTTTACCAATTCAATATATAAAAACAGGAATAATTATTTTTGGTATTTTGATAGGAATATATGTATTGATTAATGTATTGATGGGACTATTCTTAAAGAAAACAAGTGGGAAAATGCCTATTGTGTTGAAACATATTATTATTGTCATCCCTATTGTGGTCATATGTATGAGCATTTTAGGGAATAGAATGGATGTGTATTTTACAAAGGTCATAGAAGACGAGGTGAATTTACAATTATATTCTATTGCTAGAGAAGTAGCAGGAAATATAGATATGAATAGCTTAAAAAAGATAAAATCACCTAGAGCTTACAGGAATGAAGATTATATAAAAGTGTCAGAACAAATGGATAGTAATTTAGCTCGTTATGATGATTATATAAAAGATTCTTATGATAGAAAATTTTATGGAGATGTGTATCTAGTAAAAAAAGATAAAATTTATACAGGGATTTCAAGTGAAAATTGGCAGTGCTACTATCCGATTGAATATTTATATGATGAATCATACAAAAAGTTATACGATAAAGTACTAGAAAAAAAAGATGTTTGTATAGGAGAAGGGGAAGACAGCTCAGGAGAATGGATTTTTGCTTTGGCACCTATTAAAGATGAAAATGAAAATATCATAGGGATTGCTGAAATTGGAATGGGGAAGGAAATGTATAGGAGTAATTTGAAAGACATTTATATGAAGCTAATTGGATTGAATAGTATAATCACATTGATTATTGTGTTTATGTTCTTAGCCATTGTTTACTATTTGCTTAAACCCTTAAAAGAGTTGAAAATAGGAGCTAGTGAAATAGCAGTGGGAAATTTTGCTACTTCTGTGGATATTCAGACAAAGGATGAAATGGGTGATTTAGGAAAAGCCTTTAATAAGATGTCTTCTAACATACAAAATTATGTAAAAGAACTTACCCAATTGAATGAAGCATATTATAGATTTGTACCTTTTCAGTTCTTTGAACTTTTGAAAAAAGAAAATATTTTAGAGGTTGAATTAGGAGACCAAGTACAAAAAGAAATGACGATTATGTTTTCTAATATAAGGAAATTCTATGAAATTTCTAATACGATGGATGCAGAAGAGAATTTTCTTTTTATGAATAAAGTGTTTAAAACCTTTGGGCCATTGATTATTCAGAACAATGGGATTGTAGAAAGATATGATAATGCGGGGATCCTTTCTTTATATCAAAAAAATTCAGAAGATGCATTAACGGCTGCTATTGCGTTGCAAGAAAAATTGTATTTAAGAAACAAAATTAGAGATAAAGAAAATGAAAGAATACTAGATATGGGCATAGCTATTCATAAAGGAAAAATTATGCTTGGTATTATAGGACAAGAAAATAGGATGAGTGCTAAGGCTGTATCTGAAAATATTAACTTAACATTGTTATTAGAAAAATTGAGTATTAAGTATGGGGTATCTATTTTAGTAACAGAATCTGCTATAAAGGATATAGATACTACAAAGTATCATTATAGATATATAGGTAAATTGTTAGATCAAGAAAGAAAAAAAGAAATTAAGCTTTATGATTTCTTTGATGGAGATCTTTATTCTATGAAATCTAAAAAGCTACAAACAAAGAAAATTTTTGAAGATGGAATTATGTTATATACAGAGCAGCGCTTTTATGAGGCGAGAAAGAAATTCATAGAAGTTATGAAATATAATAAAGAAGATGAAGCTGCAAAAATCTATCTATTTTTATGTGAAAAGTATTACAAAAAGGAAAGCCTAGAGAATTGGAATGCTGCACTTCAAATCATATAA
- a CDS encoding MFS transporter yields the protein MRKNKNLFVILMILLLIISIFYNKQRYFENIWSGENKLENVFTAIKDVKDNYYIVTSSRSKIIKTAYDGTVLKEFYRSNDYDKNFYYVNDIDVDEDGYFYVLSTYFDELGSFIERESILKYSPDGEFEKKLYTKEYKEEDNVPLNGKIKNIKINDERIDFSFCKGNEIKLYGLNKETGVIIKEKKHIFFEADSYIYDIDIYPDFSKFIFTTKDGKVYMGDLEKQIHSTMYKEGEKLVIPCEVQISSKGKVYISDIGQGRIFCIDKKSVKDILNKEICEKKAYVDDFYEFKKFKINKEDHIIVCNNDKVIDFTLGKGLKIIDKWKISLGRSVFNIILWLQLIVLIYFMFIFIRKLYDKISMGNRKLVKQSVLIIIMLISTSSIVTNIVYENMASRYEENQYENLLTKLEIAKKSIHGNELEKLQSLNQYRSKDFIDLVNGLNKCITVNDDLDYSMYAGLYKVINQKVHIVTYNDADTDMFHPYNYDFKNSPFYEVYHKGEVYKAKEKDNDGEWMYVLGPVYNTKNEIVGIIEVGKDLLAYKEANKNMFKALFMKLLVIITILLFIFMEMIIFDHKVLDKKNQINISGREKNEVDVGVIRFVCFIMYMGIFMSSTFLVIYAKKLYEPLWGLPENIVIALPMVIETTLLAITSIVYGHIKHAYSMKMDMLFGCVVMIIGSIFTANISSSIGLIFSRGLFGIGFGLFLIAMRTYMLSTKDEEKKEAGIVAFSAGALAGINAGSVIGSMIVGKIGYAKVFYVISVVIVVGGGFIFKFIKNKFKYQQENEKKDISLLNFVMNKDVLTFFILEFLPSAICGMFLYFFFPIFIDEKGLTPEIVGRAFLLYGVCTIYLGPSLTKITSKYLGARKSIIVAALMLAGTMFIFAWNHSIWIAFMVVIMLGITDSFGLNHEMDYFSQLDPVQRLGESKSMGVYSLYESLGEALGPLVYGMIMTFSMQKGISILAIMLVVAILLFMMGSKNAVKTKEKIEG from the coding sequence ATGAGAAAAAATAAAAATTTATTCGTCATCTTAATGATTTTATTATTGATCATTTCAATTTTTTATAATAAACAGCGGTATTTTGAAAATATATGGAGTGGTGAAAATAAGTTAGAAAATGTTTTTACAGCCATAAAGGATGTTAAAGACAATTATTATATTGTTACATCTTCTCGCTCAAAGATTATTAAAACTGCTTATGATGGGACTGTTTTAAAAGAATTTTATCGATCAAACGATTATGACAAAAATTTTTATTATGTAAATGATATAGATGTAGACGAAGATGGATATTTCTATGTATTGAGTACTTATTTTGATGAGCTGGGGAGCTTTATAGAAAGGGAAAGTATTCTTAAATACAGTCCAGATGGGGAATTTGAAAAAAAACTATACACAAAAGAATATAAAGAAGAAGACAATGTTCCATTAAATGGGAAAATAAAAAATATTAAAATCAATGATGAACGTATTGACTTTAGCTTTTGTAAGGGAAATGAGATTAAGCTATATGGTTTGAATAAAGAAACAGGAGTAATCATCAAAGAAAAAAAGCATATTTTCTTTGAAGCCGACAGCTATATATATGATATAGATATTTATCCTGATTTTAGCAAATTTATTTTTACAACAAAAGATGGAAAAGTTTATATGGGTGATTTAGAAAAACAAATTCATTCCACTATGTATAAGGAAGGAGAAAAACTTGTTATACCTTGTGAAGTACAGATTTCATCTAAAGGTAAAGTATATATCAGTGATATAGGACAAGGAAGGATTTTTTGTATAGACAAAAAATCTGTTAAAGATATTTTAAATAAAGAAATTTGTGAAAAAAAAGCATATGTAGATGATTTTTATGAATTTAAAAAGTTCAAGATTAATAAAGAAGATCATATTATTGTATGCAATAATGACAAAGTTATAGATTTTACATTAGGAAAAGGTTTGAAAATTATAGATAAATGGAAAATTTCATTAGGTAGAAGTGTATTTAATATTATTTTATGGTTGCAACTTATTGTATTGATCTATTTTATGTTTATTTTCATAAGAAAATTATACGATAAAATTAGTATGGGGAATAGGAAATTAGTAAAACAATCTGTATTGATTATTATCATGCTCATTTCTACAAGTAGTATTGTTACAAATATTGTGTATGAAAATATGGCAAGTAGATATGAAGAGAATCAATATGAAAATCTTTTGACAAAGTTAGAAATAGCAAAAAAATCTATTCATGGAAATGAATTAGAAAAATTACAATCACTTAATCAGTATAGGAGTAAGGATTTTATAGATTTAGTAAATGGATTAAATAAATGTATTACGGTAAATGATGATCTCGATTATAGTATGTATGCAGGTCTTTATAAGGTGATTAATCAAAAGGTGCATATTGTGACTTATAATGATGCAGATACAGATATGTTTCATCCCTACAATTATGATTTTAAAAATTCACCTTTTTATGAGGTATATCATAAGGGAGAGGTGTATAAAGCAAAAGAAAAAGATAATGATGGGGAATGGATGTATGTATTAGGTCCTGTTTATAATACAAAAAATGAAATTGTAGGTATTATTGAAGTAGGAAAAGATTTACTTGCTTACAAAGAAGCAAATAAGAATATGTTTAAAGCGTTATTTATGAAGTTATTAGTAATTATTACTATATTATTATTTATATTTATGGAAATGATTATTTTTGATCATAAAGTGTTAGACAAGAAGAATCAAATAAATATTTCTGGTAGGGAAAAAAATGAAGTAGATGTGGGTGTCATTAGATTTGTATGTTTTATTATGTATATGGGCATATTTATGTCTTCTACATTCTTAGTAATCTATGCTAAAAAACTTTATGAACCCCTATGGGGACTACCTGAAAATATAGTTATTGCATTACCTATGGTAATAGAAACTACACTATTAGCAATTACATCTATAGTGTATGGACATATTAAACATGCTTATAGTATGAAGATGGATATGTTATTTGGTTGTGTGGTTATGATTATAGGATCTATTTTTACAGCTAATATATCAAGTTCAATAGGATTGATTTTCAGTAGAGGTTTATTTGGGATTGGTTTTGGCTTATTTTTAATTGCTATGAGAACGTATATGTTATCAACAAAAGATGAAGAAAAAAAAGAAGCGGGTATTGTAGCTTTTTCAGCTGGAGCGTTAGCAGGAATCAATGCAGGATCTGTAATTGGAAGTATGATTGTAGGAAAAATAGGATATGCAAAAGTATTTTATGTAATTAGTGTAGTGATTGTAGTTGGTGGAGGATTTATATTTAAATTTATTAAAAATAAATTTAAATACCAACAAGAGAATGAGAAAAAGGACATTAGCTTACTTAATTTTGTTATGAACAAAGATGTATTGACATTTTTTATTTTAGAATTTCTACCATCGGCTATATGTGGTATGTTTTTATACTTTTTCTTCCCAATTTTTATTGATGAAAAAGGATTAACACCTGAAATCGTAGGTAGAGCATTCTTACTATATGGTGTATGCACTATATATTTAGGACCTTCTCTAACAAAGATTACATCTAAATATTTAGGAGCTAGAAAATCTATTATTGTTGCAGCTTTAATGTTAGCAGGGACCATGTTTATATTTGCATGGAATCATTCTATATGGATTGCCTTTATGGTAGTCATTATGTTAGGAATAACAGATAGTTTTGGATTGAACCATGAAATGGACTATTTTTCTCAATTAGATCCAGTACAAAGACTTGGAGAATCAAAATCTATGGGAGTATATAGCTTATACGAATCTTTAGGAGAAGCATTAGGACCATTAGTATATGGTATGATTATGACTTTTAGTATGCAAAAGGGAATTAGTATACTTGCAATCATGTTGGTAGTAGCTATATTGTTATTTATGATGGGTTCAAAAAATGCAGTGAAAACAAAAGAAAAAATAGAAGGATAA
- a CDS encoding GNAT family N-acetyltransferase: MYNLYGYLCNYPIYILEDIEMAIKAAQFFTRKDSFGTYLTRGELENAHIHPVESLGDEKSRYWYVLDGDEMIACAGVKEAEHKNGIFLGTFNSIKKEYRGNGIGEKLLQITIEFVKNSEGRGLLIDTSDKESYCTIRCLLKKIGFQQVGRFPDYYEAGEDALWYYLNI; encoded by the coding sequence ATGTACAATTTATATGGTTATCTTTGTAATTATCCAATATATATTTTAGAGGATATAGAAATGGCTATAAAGGCTGCTCAGTTTTTTACAAGAAAAGATTCCTTTGGTACATATTTAACTAGAGGCGAATTAGAAAATGCTCATATACATCCAGTTGAGAGTTTAGGGGATGAGAAAAGCAGATATTGGTATGTGCTAGATGGAGATGAGATGATTGCTTGTGCTGGAGTAAAAGAAGCAGAGCATAAAAATGGTATTTTTTTAGGAACCTTTAATTCTATAAAAAAAGAATATCGAGGAAATGGAATAGGAGAAAAATTATTGCAAATAACCATTGAATTTGTAAAAAATAGTGAGGGTAGAGGCCTTCTAATAGATACATCTGATAAAGAATCTTATTGTACAATAAGATGTTTATTAAAAAAAATAGGTTTTCAGCAGGTAGGAAGATTTCCAGATTATTATGAAGCAGGTGAAGATGCTCTTTGGTATTATTTAAACATCTAG